A genome region from Fodinibius salicampi includes the following:
- a CDS encoding cob(I)yrinic acid a,c-diamide adenosyltransferase: MKIYTKKGDSGDTSLFGGQRVSKSNERIRAYGTVDELNSFVGLAASYELSDTGTALLKKVQELLFVLGADLATPPTSKTRINRISEEDVDFLEDAIDDMEKELDPLKNFILPGGSQPGATLHVSRTICRRAERAAVACQQTDEISDLTIKFLNRLSDFLFVIARFENKHAGSREESWKPEKQ; this comes from the coding sequence ATGAAGATATATACTAAAAAGGGAGATTCAGGTGATACCTCCCTGTTCGGCGGGCAGCGAGTTTCGAAGTCAAATGAACGCATCCGAGCCTACGGAACAGTGGATGAACTCAATTCATTTGTAGGGTTAGCTGCCAGCTACGAACTTTCTGATACAGGAACGGCACTTTTAAAGAAAGTACAGGAATTATTATTTGTGCTTGGTGCAGATTTAGCGACTCCTCCCACCTCTAAAACACGCATTAACAGGATTTCTGAGGAAGATGTGGATTTTCTGGAAGATGCCATAGACGATATGGAAAAAGAACTTGATCCCCTGAAAAACTTTATCCTGCCTGGCGGCTCTCAACCCGGAGCTACACTTCATGTATCTCGCACGATATGTCGACGGGCTGAACGGGCAGCCGTAGCCTGTCAACAGACAGATGAAATTTCTGATTTAACAATTAAGTTTCTCAACCGACTCTCGGATTTCCTCTTTGTGATTGCACGATTTGAAAATAAGCACGCCGGATCTCGTGAAGAAAGTTGGAAACCTGAAAAGCAGTAA
- the glmM gene encoding phosphoglucosamine mutase, protein MSLMISVSGIRGVFGTDLTPENLTQYTAAFGQWTGGGKIVVGRDTRVTGQICEDIVCATLQSVGCEVIKVGIAPTPTVAMGVLKHKADGAIIISASHNPEEWNALKLLNSKSEFLDADQGNDVIDISKEQSYSYKKFDEIGTVTEDPDLLDYHIQKILDLPYIDPDLIASKGFSVAIDPVNGTGATSLPKLLKALDVNTIETINDEPSGLFAHVAEPLPEHLGDICELVKEKKCDIGFVTDPDSDRLAIVSDKGSLFGEEYTQAAAFDFLLDKKKGACATNLSSSRVAEDIAQKYEVQCHRSAVGEINVVKKMQEVNAVIGGEGNGGVINPDLHYGRDALVGMAMVLQLLAERDITADEYRNSLPDYVIRKSKMKLADVDGDAILAKAKNIFQKYDPDTTDGVKIDFENGWVHLRKSNTEPIIRIYSEGSSAEEAKELADQVVNAVQ, encoded by the coding sequence ATGTCATTAATGATTTCTGTCTCGGGTATCCGGGGCGTTTTTGGAACTGATTTAACACCAGAAAACTTAACCCAATATACAGCTGCTTTTGGTCAATGGACCGGGGGTGGAAAAATTGTAGTCGGTCGAGATACCCGCGTTACGGGACAGATCTGTGAAGATATCGTCTGCGCTACATTACAATCAGTAGGTTGTGAGGTCATTAAAGTAGGGATAGCGCCTACTCCCACCGTAGCAATGGGCGTGTTAAAACATAAGGCTGACGGAGCGATTATTATATCGGCAAGCCACAATCCCGAGGAATGGAATGCCTTGAAGCTGCTTAACAGCAAGAGTGAATTCCTGGATGCTGATCAAGGTAACGACGTTATCGATATCAGCAAAGAACAATCCTACTCCTACAAGAAATTTGATGAAATCGGTACGGTGACAGAAGATCCAGATCTGCTGGACTATCACATCCAAAAAATACTGGACCTGCCCTATATTGATCCCGATCTCATTGCCTCGAAAGGTTTTTCAGTCGCTATCGACCCGGTAAATGGAACAGGAGCTACGAGTTTGCCCAAACTGTTAAAAGCTCTGGACGTTAACACTATTGAAACCATTAATGACGAACCGAGTGGACTTTTTGCACATGTTGCTGAACCCCTACCCGAACATTTAGGCGATATTTGTGAACTTGTCAAAGAAAAAAAATGTGATATCGGGTTTGTTACTGATCCCGACTCCGATCGGTTAGCGATCGTTTCTGACAAGGGGAGTTTATTTGGCGAAGAATATACACAGGCTGCTGCTTTCGACTTTTTGCTGGATAAGAAAAAGGGAGCCTGTGCAACGAATCTCTCGTCCTCAAGAGTTGCTGAAGATATCGCCCAGAAGTACGAAGTTCAATGCCATCGTTCAGCTGTTGGAGAAATTAATGTCGTTAAAAAGATGCAGGAAGTGAATGCCGTTATCGGCGGTGAAGGAAACGGCGGGGTTATCAATCCGGACTTACACTACGGGCGCGACGCCTTGGTTGGAATGGCAATGGTCCTGCAGTTGCTAGCCGAAAGAGACATTACAGCTGATGAATACCGGAATTCACTTCCTGATTATGTAATACGAAAAAGCAAAATGAAACTGGCTGATGTTGACGGGGATGCCATTCTTGCTAAGGCCAAAAATATATTCCAAAAATACGATCCCGATACCACGGACGGTGTGAAAATAGATTTTGAAAACGGATGGGTACATCTGCGCAAATCCAATACTGAACCGATCATCCGGATATATTCTGAAGGCTCGTCGGCGGAAGAAGCCAAAGAGCTGGCGGATCAGGTTGTAAATGCCGTTCAATAA
- a CDS encoding YicC/YloC family endoribonuclease, translating to MITSMTGFGRGEASSEGISVMVELKTVNSRYLDISLRLPKIIQEQELEFKELLQQSLERGKVNVNIRIDKANTGKPEVTFNKKLVRGYKEMLKELSEAAGINETVQLSDLMQFNDIFESREEDEETQQLIWELTQAATEKALTMLMNMRRQEGTQLENDLLQRINDIEEKLDTVLEITNGRAEETRNQLLERIDELIESDKIDEERLEMEVAVLVDKMDITEEIVRTQSHIKFFRKAVKNEESVGRRLNFLSQEINREINTIGSKANDSEISQHIVQAKESLEQIREQVQNVE from the coding sequence ATGATTACATCCATGACGGGCTTTGGTCGCGGCGAGGCCTCATCGGAAGGTATTTCGGTGATGGTTGAACTTAAAACAGTCAATAGCCGATATCTTGATATTTCACTTCGACTTCCGAAGATCATTCAGGAACAGGAACTGGAATTTAAGGAGCTTCTCCAGCAATCCCTGGAGCGAGGAAAAGTCAATGTAAACATTCGGATTGACAAGGCTAATACTGGCAAGCCAGAGGTAACATTCAACAAAAAACTGGTTCGCGGTTATAAAGAAATGCTTAAAGAATTAAGTGAGGCTGCGGGCATAAATGAGACAGTTCAGCTTTCAGACTTAATGCAGTTCAATGATATTTTTGAATCGAGGGAGGAAGATGAGGAAACTCAGCAGCTGATTTGGGAACTAACCCAGGCAGCTACTGAAAAAGCGCTAACCATGCTCATGAATATGCGCCGGCAAGAAGGAACACAGCTGGAAAACGATCTTCTGCAACGAATTAATGATATCGAAGAGAAGCTTGATACTGTACTAGAGATTACTAATGGCCGTGCGGAGGAAACCAGGAATCAACTACTGGAACGAATTGATGAGCTTATTGAAAGTGATAAAATTGATGAAGAACGCTTGGAAATGGAAGTCGCAGTACTGGTTGATAAAATGGATATTACCGAAGAAATTGTACGAACCCAATCCCATATCAAGTTTTTCCGGAAGGCGGTAAAGAACGAAGAGTCGGTAGGTCGAAGACTTAACTTCTTGAGCCAGGAGATTAATCGGGAAATTAATACTATCGGTTCCAAAGCCAACGATTCCGAAATATCACAACACATCGTACAGGCCAAAGAAAGTCTGGAGCAAATCAGGGAGCAGGTGCAGAACGTTGAATAA
- the gmk gene encoding guanylate kinase, with the protein MNNTTNRGKVIIIVAPSGAGKTTLAKRLLKEHPSIRFSVSATTRPPREGEKNGEDYYFLTDEEFKRRIKKGHFLEWETYNGNRYGTLQSEVDKLVESGYFPLLDIEVKGALNVQKIYGSDAISIFIEPPSLEVLKNRLLNRGSETDASIKRRLERAEMEIEYAEDFDYTVTNDDLDTAYAEIQAIIEPFITD; encoded by the coding sequence TTGAATAATACGACAAATCGGGGAAAAGTTATCATCATTGTGGCGCCAAGCGGCGCCGGGAAAACAACCCTAGCTAAACGTTTGCTGAAGGAACACCCTTCCATTAGATTTTCTGTGTCAGCTACAACGCGTCCCCCGCGTGAGGGAGAAAAAAATGGTGAGGATTATTATTTCCTTACTGACGAAGAATTCAAAAGGAGAATTAAAAAAGGGCATTTCCTGGAGTGGGAAACCTACAACGGAAACCGATATGGCACTTTACAATCAGAAGTTGATAAGTTAGTGGAATCTGGGTATTTTCCCTTGCTTGACATCGAAGTGAAGGGAGCCTTGAACGTGCAGAAAATTTATGGCTCCGATGCAATTTCTATTTTCATTGAACCACCTTCACTGGAGGTTCTAAAAAATCGTCTCCTTAACCGGGGCAGCGAAACAGATGCCTCAATAAAACGACGGTTGGAGCGGGCTGAAATGGAAATAGAATATGCAGAAGACTTCGACTATACTGTTACAAACGATGATTTGGATACCGCTTATGCCGAGATCCAAGCAATAATAGAACCTTTTATTACCGACTAA